Genomic window (Jeotgalibacillus aurantiacus):
ATCTGCAGGTGAAATTACTTCATCTTGAGAACCTCCTCACACCCTTTCGTTCCCCTAAATAAAGTGGTAAGCTGATTGAAAAGATGTGAGGTGAGGATATGAAAACACTACTGTTAACCGGTTTTGAACCGTTTTTACATTTCAAAACGAATCCTACAATGGAGGTTGTGAACGCTCTCCACGGGACTGAGATTAACGGTTGGACAATCGAGGGGCGTATTTTGCCGGTCGACTTTCAGCAGTCCGGTGACCTTTTGATCCAGCACTACGAAGAGATTCAGCCTGGTGCTGTCATATCACTCGGGTTAGCAGGAGGAAGAACGCACATTACGCCTGAACGGATCGCCATCAACTGTAACGATGGGGAAAAAGACAACGAAGGGTACAAGCCGGAAGGTGAAAAAATTGCCGATGATGGACCGGACGGACTGTTTTCCACTCTGCCTATTCAGGAAATGATTGATCATTTAAAGGATCACGGTTTACCGGGGAGTATTTCAAACACGGCTGGAACATACTTGTGTAATCATGTGATGTATCGGATGCTTGATCAGATCAGGCGTGAGGGGAAATCAATTCCATCCGGGTTTATACATATCCCGTCCTCGCATGAAATCGCTGTGGAGTCCAGGAAGATGCCAAGCTGGTCTCAGCGCGATCTGACTGAAGCGGTGAAGTTGTGTATTGAAAAGTTGAATTGATTTTGTAAAGCCGGGCCGGGTGGCCTTTCTTAACATAAAACAAAGGCCTATAAAAAGGGCCTCTGTTTATAATAATAATGGTTTAAGAGATTGAGTATGCTTCGTGTTTAATTCTTTTAAAAAGCAACATCAAGTACCAGCATGCTCACTGCGCGGCCATGGAAAAGCGGAGGCGGGCGTTGAGGTACGTACAAACTGGACCGGCCCCGACGGAGATAAAGGAAACACAGCGAACGCAGTGAGCTGATGTTGACTTATCGGACGAGAGGACGGGAAGTTTGCTAGTCCCTGCTCACCGCAGCTAGACAATGGAAAGCGAAGGAATGACCCGGCACGGTTCACTTTATTCACCCATCAAGAAAAACAGCGAACCTTAATAAGGTCCGCTGTTTTTCATATTTATTTAATGGACTGCAGTCCGTCGATCCGCTTTTGGAAGGATGCGAGCTTTTGTTCGAGTTCAAGGACAGAATCGAGTAGAGCCCGTCGTTCTTTTTGGCGGATTGATGTATCAAGTTTGGTTAAAAGGGACTGTACGGTTTGTTCAGTGAGTCGCTTCATGATTGAATGCCTCCGCTTAGTTTAGTTGTTAAATGATACGGAGGTATTCAAATCTTTAAGGGGGTCATGCAATTTTTTTACGGTGCATCACCAGTGATAATGCAATAGCAGGAATAACAGCGATACCCATGCCGATAAAGGCAAGTCCGGATGAAACATCATACAGCACGCCGCCAATCTGAGTGAGCACGGCTGCACTCAGTCCCATGCCCAATGATGCGTAGACACCCTGAGCAGTCGGGATCAACGGTTTCTCAACGGTCCGGTAGAGATAACGGATAAAGGCATAATGTGCGAGTCCGAATGTGAGTGAGTGGAACAATTGTGTGATGAGAAAAATCCACAACGTGGGAAATAGTCCCACAGCTACCCAACGGATGACCGCGGCCAGTGAAGCAATGATAAACATAGTGGAAACCGGTGTGTTTTTCAACAGCCTGTCTGCAAAGGTGAAAAATAAGATTTCAGACAGGACCGCAATATTGAGAATGAACCCTATGTATCCATTTGACACGTTCAGTTCCTGAAGATAAATAAATCCATAATTATAATAAGCAGCGTGAGCGCCTTGAATTAAAATGCAGATTGTCATCACGATGAGAAAGCCATGCGTTTTAAAGACGGCCTTGTAGCCGCCACGCTGAGGACTGACGCGTTCCTGCAGTGCACCGGGAGCTGATTGGAAGGCCGCTGCAATCATCAGTAATGACCCCGCAAACATCACGCCCATAATAGCAGATTCCGTCCAGATACCTGTCACGACACCGACTACAATTAAGCCGACGGTATATCCGACAGATCCCCAGGAACGGCTTCGCCCGTAGTGGATATGATCTGTTCTCATGAGAAGAGAGGCATTGCTCTCCATCATAGGCAGGATATTCGGGTAGAACAGGCTGAACAGGATCATCACCAGTGTTAATCCGAAAAAGGAATCAATGGGGATGAACAATAATAACAGCCCGGTCGAAATAACCGGTAAAAGTTTCATCAGAACGGCTAAGCTGAAGCGCTTGCTGAGTTCCGGGAATAAAAATAAAGTAGAAAATGATCGGGCGAATAATCCGGCTGCAATAATAGAGCTTGCTGCAGCAACGCTCAGGTCTTTTTCAAAGACAAGCCATCCTGTCCAGTAAGGCAGAAATACGCCCCATGTAAAAAAGAACGCAAAAAAGTTAACGGAAAGCCATGCCTGCGGTTTCATGTCGTCACACTCCGTCCAGTTTCAATTGTCGAATTTCAGTATAACACGCAGTGAAACAGGATTGAGAAATGTGTGACGAATCTTTTTCTGTCCATAAAAAAAGCCCTGCATGAGCAGGACTTTTAAAGCGTATTATTCAGCTGTAATCTCAAGGTCTACATTAATATTGCCACGTGTTGCTTTAGAGTATGGGCAGAAGTTATGTGTTTTTTCAAGTAAATCCTCTGCTTCTTCCTGTGTAATGCCGCTCACTTTCACAGCGAGCTTAACGGAAATTTTGACACCGCCATCCTCTTCGTCTTTCTCAAGGCTGACGTGAGCAGTCGTAGAATGATCGACTTCTTTTTTAGCGTTTTTAGCCATCAGGTTAAAGGCACCGTCAAAACATGCTGCATATCCTGCGGCAAACAGCTGCTCGGGATTTGATTTGCCTTCAGGGTCCTGACCATCACCAGGCATGGCAAGATCCAGCTGGATTAAGTCATCATCTGAGCGTACGTGTCCGTTTCTTCCGCCTTTAGCGGTTGCTGCACTTGTTAAAATCGCTTTTCCCATTCTATCCATCTCCATTTCTTTGCATTGTGTTGAAACTGCATATCAATATCTTTCTCTTTTTTACAGTCTTTTAAACATTTAAGGACTTTTCGTGAAATCATATATTGAAGGCCGTTTTTTTGATAAACTGAAAGAATGGAACTGAGAGCTACAGGAAGGGAACTGTCATCATGAGAAATGGACCGCTTGTCACAGAAAAAAAGAAAAAAACAAAATGGTGGGTTGCACTTGGTGTAACCGTTACAATTTTAGCAGGGGCCTCACTTGGGGCATTGAGTGCATATAACTGGTCGGTAGATGCGGCCATTAACGGTCTTTTCGGGGGTTTGGTCAATCAGGAGGAATCTCCGGAAGTGATCGATGAACCTGCAGCTGATGAATCGGAAACGGATTCAGACCAGGTAAGTCAGAATCCAGAGCCGGACCTTCCGGAGGAACCTCCTGAAGAAGCAGAAACGCCTGTTACGCCTGACCCTGAAACACCTGCAGAACCCCAGGAGCCTGAAAAAACACCTGAGACCGTAACTGAGCCATATTATGTAGACGGTGTATTGATCGCGAACAAACAGCATCCACTGCCAACGGACTTTGCGCCTGGTGAAGACCCGGAAGCAAGAGCTGCCTTTAATCAAATGGCAGAAGCAGCTTCAGCCGAAGGGATTACACTGGTTGCCTTCAGTACATTCCGCTCGTACGATTATCAGGTGGATTTATACAACCGTTACGTGGATCAGCACGGTCAGGAAGAGGCAGATCGTTTCAGTGCCCGTCCTGGTTACTCTGAGCATCAGACCGGTCTTGGATTTGATATCGGAGAAGCTGGACAGGAAGAGCATTGGGCTGAAGACAGCTTTAAGGATACAGCCGGAGCGAAATGGCTGGCTGAAAATGCACATGAATACGGATTTATTCTGCGCTATCCAGCCGGTAAAGAGGAAATCACAGGGTATCAATATGAATCGTGGCATTTCCGTTATCTTGGCAAGGAGCTTGCAACTGAAGTGTATAACAGTGGATTGACACTTGAAGAATATCTCGGCATTTAATTGAATAGTAACCAATACAAAAAGACTGAATCACTGCCACTGGCAAATTCAGTCTTTTTTTCGTTTCCCTAAACAGTTTTTTTCGCTATACTATTCAGAAGAGTCTAAAAAATGGAGGAGTCACATGGGAAGAAATATCGTAAAACTTATTCTGCAGTGGGTGTTTGCTTTCGGCCTGCTGTTTATTCTCCTTCTCCTACCCAGGGAAATGGAGATGGAGACAGGTGCTTCAGGTGAATTTGTAGCAGCTCATTATACCTATTCAGCAGACGCGCATGTGGAAAATGTAAAATCTTTTTTCATACAGCTGATTAACGGAGAAGGGTTGGGAACGGACCGTTATGACAGACCGCTTCTCGGACATGCATGGGAAATGATTCAGAGGAGTCTATGGCTGATTATTCCTGCGTTTTTTGTCAGCATCCTGCTTGGTATTGCAAAAGGTGTATTCGACTTTCAGACAAGACATGGTAAACGGAGGGGTGCGGGTCTTCAGACAACATGGCTCGGGCTTTCTCTGCCGGATCTGTTTTTTATTATCATGATTCAGATGACGATGATGTATCTGAACGTCAACGGGATCGTGACCGGCCTGAAGTTGTACACCCATGAGACGATAGAGGCTGTCGTGATGAATGTCATTTATTTATCTATTTTTCCGATGTTCTATCTGGCGAATATTACATATGCAGCACTGAGTGGGGAACAGGGAGCGGATTATATAAGAACAGCAAGAGCCAAAGGGGTTCCTGCTTTTAAGCTGCTCTATATCCATATGCTTCGCAATGGACTTGCTAAAATTTTTGTCCATACGAACACAGTTGTTCTTTACTTACTGTCGAATTTGTTTGTCATTGAATATTTAACGCAGTATCGTGGAGCGGCCTACTACTTTAAAGAGTATGTAGCTGCTTCGCAACGGATAGTGGATGGCCAATCACTGATGGTCGACGTAGGAGCTATTGTTGCCTTTACATTATTCTTCACTTTAATGATTCTGTTTGCAGGGCTGATCAGTCAGGTTGCAAGAACTTTTTTGCTGCCTCATGAAAGGGGGAGCAACGGATGAATCGTCATTTAGCAACGGGCAGCATCATGCTGATCATTTTATTGTTTATCACATTTTTAGGTCCGTTTCTTCCGATGGTGGATGACAGCCTGACGCAGCAGGGGGCAAGATTTACCGATTCAGGAATTGAGGTTCCGCCATTCCCGCCTTCTCCACAGGATCCGCTCGGCTCGGACCGGGATGGACGGGACGTGCTGAGTCTTCTTGTAGCAGGATCTAAGGAAACGTTACTTGTGATCGTAACGATTGTGGTGATCCGCTTTGCAGTAGCTGCGATATTAGGGATTGGCAGCTATTATTCAGGATTGTTGAAAGGTTTCTTATCTGTATGGAGCCAGCTGTTTTCCTTTATGCCACCTGTCTTTTTTGTCATCTTTTTTGCGGGCATGCCATTTATTATGTTTTCTGAACACCGCCAGCTCTGGCTCATCCTTGCAATTGCACTGGTGGAGGTCGGACGAACGGCCAATATGATCAGAACGTCCATGATTCAAAGTTCAAAAAGACCTTTTTTTGAAGCTGGTATCGTAACAGGCTGCTCAAACGTTACTTTATTTAAAGCGTACTTTTGGCCGGAGCTGCGCCTGATGATGCTGACGAGTTTTGTTAATGACCTGGGTCGAACCTTATTTTTAATTGCACAATTTGCCGTGATTGGTGTGTATCTGCAAAATGCTTTCGGTTCCATAAGAGGCGGTGGCGTCGAGACAATGAACAATTCTTTTATCTGGCCGTCGCTTCTCGATAACATCAACCAGGATGTATTCACTGCAGAATGGGTTGTACTTTCAACTGTTGGATTTATTACTTTTACGATGGTGACGTTCTATCTGCTCAGCAACGGGATCCGCCGTTTTTATGAAGAGCGCTATCAACAATCTATTTAAGGAGTGAGGAAAATGAGGTTATTGATTTTAGGTGGCACACAGTTTCTTGGTAAACACATAACAGAGAGTGCGCTGAAAGCAGGTCATGAGGTGACACTTTTCAACCGTGGAAAAACGAATGCTGAATTATTCCCCGCTGTAAAGAAGCTGACTGGGGACCGGAATGATGATCTTTCTGCACTCGGAGAAGGGAGCTGGGACGCCGTCATTGATGTTTCAGGGTACGTACCATCCCAGGTGAGAAAAACTGCCGAGCTCCTGAAGGACCGGGTGAAGCATTACACGTTCGTATCAACGATCTCTGTTTACAGTGATTTTTCAAAGGGGCCTGCGGTAGAGGAATATACGCCGCTAGGGGAGCTTAAGGAGGAAACAGAAGAAGTAAATGGCGCTACATATGGTCCTCTCAAACAAAAAAGTGAGGAAGTCGTAAAAACGATTTATGGAAAAGATTCATTGATAATCCGTCCAGGCCTGATCGTAGGTCCAGATGATCCAACCGACCGTTTTACTTACTGGGTCTGGCGCGCTTCAAAAGGTGGAACAGCGGTTGCACCCGGTAAGCCGGCTCGTCACGTACAGTGGATTGACGTCAGGGACCTGAGTGAATGGATGATCCGCATGGTGGAAAAGCAGGAGAACGGTACTTATAATGCTGCTGGTGCGAAACCTTTTCCGACCATGGAAGACTACCTGACAACTGCTAAAAGAGTCACCAACTCAGATGTTGACTTTATCTGGGTGGAGGACGAAGCGCTCAAAAATCACGATGTCACACCATTTGTTGAAGTGCCATTCTGGATTCCTGTCTCAGAAGAGATCCCGGACGGATTTATTCTTGCTGATACGACAAGAGCGACACAAAAAGGTTTAACCTTCCGTCCTCTTGAAGAAACAATCAGCGATACGTATCTCTGGTTGACCTCAAGAGAAAATCACCAATGGAAAGCCGGGATGACAGAGGAAAAAGAAAAAAATATATTATCCGATGTGCAATCATAGAAATAAAAGGTGTTTGAATTTTTAGAAAAGTGGTATAATAGTCTTATAACTTAAGACAGGGGTGGTAGTGATGAATCGTACATCAAAGCTTGGAATGATTTTCGCCATCGGCCACACACTCTTTTTCTTTAACCTAGCCTTTGATTTCATTGTTTTTTACTGAATCCGCTGTCGCTCATGGAAATAAAAAAAGCAGTGTTTTTTCATGAAAAACGCTGCTTTTTTTATATGTTATTTAATTATATAATAAGTCTAAATGCCCATTTTTCTCGTAGTGTTAGCAGGATTAATACATAGTATTTAAATCTTATGGCGATTCGCAATCGAAAGGTCAAAGTCCACTTAATCAATCTTGCAGACATCATAAAAAAGACTGGAGCAATTTTAAAAGCTCCAGTCTTTTTTTATTAAAGGATCGGTGATAACAGCCTTGAAATGGATTCTTTGAATCTGATCAGGTGTGAGCGTTTCTGGTACAGTTCAGGTGTAAGCTCCGTTGATTTTTCCATATCCTCTTCAAAAATAAGTGCAAGTGAAGTGGCGGTTTCCTGATGATAGATAAATGCGTTGACTTCAAAGTTCAGGCTGAAACTCCGTAAATCAATATTGGCTGTTCCGACAGAAGCTGACTCATCGTCTGTAACGAGTGTTTTTGCATGAATAAATCCGTTGTCGTATACATAGATTCGTGCACCGGCTTTCATTAATTCACCTACATAGGAATAAGTGGCCCAATAGACAAACATATGATCAGGCTTGTTCGGAATCATAATCCGGACATCTACACCTGACAACGCAGCGATCCGGAGAGCATCTAAAAGGCTGACATCGGGAATGAAATAAGGCGTTTGAATATAAACATACTTTTCAGCGTTATTGATGAGCTTTAAATACCCGTTTTTAATTTGCTCCCAATCAGAATCAGGTCCGCTTGAGACGATCTGCATGGAGATGTCTCCTTTGCGGGGGATCGGCGGGAAATACCGGTCTGCATATTCGATATCATAGCGGTGTGAAGCCTGGTTCCAGTCCAGGATAAACCTTGTCTGAAGCGGGTGTACAGAGCTTCCTTCAACCCTCAGGTGGGTATCCCGCCAGTAGCCGAACTTCTCATCGAGTCCAAGATATTCATCCCCGATATTAAATCCGCCAATATAGCCAATCCGTCCATCAATAATGGAGATCTTCCGGTGATTCCGGTAATTCAGGCGCGGGTTAATCAAAGGTACCTTCGATGGGAAGAACGCCTCTACTTCTCCGCCTGCTGCCCGCAGCTCTTTAAAATACCGCTTTGTCATACCCCGTGAACCCATATCATCATAAAGGACACGAACCTTGACCCCCTGCTTCGCTTTTTTCACAAGCAGGTTATAGAGTTCTTTCCCGAGGTTATCTTTTCTCAAAATATAAGTCTGGATATGAATATGATCCTTCGCATCCTCAATGTCTTCAAACAGCTGTTTGAATTTATCCCGTCCATCTGTAATGATCCGTAAATCATTATCCTGTGTTAACACTGCAGCGTTATTAATCAGCTGCATATAAATAATATCCTGGTTTTTTTCTGTTTCACGTGATTGAAATTCAAACTTTTTGTCATGAATTGCGTCAATCTGATAACGGATCAGCTGTTCAATCCCAACCCTCTTGCGCCCTTCCCAATTAAATAAATGTTTCTTTCTTAAACTGCGTCCGAGCAATAAATAAAGAGCGAACCCTGCGATCGGAATAAAAAACAAGACCATCAGCCATGCCCAGGTTGCACTTGCATCTTTTCGTTCAAGAAAAATGAGGATCCCTGCGAAAATAAAGTTAAGAAAAAAGACAAATCCAACTAAAAAAGAGATCCAGTCCATCACACATCCCTGCCAATCGATTTAGAATCATTATTTATTATAATTTCCCTATCTGCATAAAATAGAAACTTTTTATCTTACTGTACGTATAAAGACTATCAGAAGGTTTCATGAAAAGAAAAAGATGTATGCTTATTGCAGGTGGATTAATCACAGGAATTCATATGCAGACCAGTTGAAAAGTTCTGGAAAGTCATTTATAGTTCAAGTTATCAGGACAAAACAAATTAGTTTACATACCTATAAGGGGTATAATATACTTAGAATAACCATAAACTGAATGCAAATCAGGGAGGGATATGTGTGGAAGCAGTGGGGACAGAAATGAATTTTACAGCAGCTGAGGAAAGTCATTGCGGTTCAGAAAGAAAAAGTCATCATTCAGACGAAATGAAAAAAAATCTTCAAACCCGCTTAAACAGAATTGAAGGCCAGGTCCGTGGCATCAAAGGAATGATCGAGAAAGATACGTATTGTGATGATGTCATTACACAAATCGCAGCAACCCAGTCAGCCTTAAACAGCGTGTCAAAGCTCCTGCTTGAAGGGCATATGAAAAGCTGTATTGTTGATCGCATTCAGGAAGGCGATTTAGAAGTGGTTGATGAGTTACTCGTCACAATGAAACGGTTAATGAAAAAATAAATTGAAACGATTCAGGAGGATGTAAAAATCATGGTAGAATCAGTTACACTTAATGTAGAAGGAATGTCATGTCAGCACTGTGTGAAAGCAGTGGAGTCCAACGTTAAAGAACTTGGTGGTGTCAATGATGTACGCGTACATCTTGAACAGGGTACAGTAGATGTTGATTTCCAGGCGGCCTATGTATCACTTGATCAGATCCGTGAAACGATTGAAGACCAGGGGTATACAGTAAAATAAAGTACGTGCGCAGGAAAACTGCGCACTTTCTTTCAAATCATAATATACCCTATGAGGGTATAAGGGGTGAGACAAGATGAAACAAAAAGAATTGAGTATCACAGGCATGACGTGTGCGGCCTGTTCGACACGCGTTGAAAAAGGGCTGCAGAAGATGGAAGGGATGCAGCAGGCCAATGTCAATCTGGCTTTGGAAAAAGCGACAGTTTCTTATAACCCTGACCTGCTTTCCTTGTCAGACATTCAGGAAAAAGTAGAAAAACTCGGGTATGGTGTTGCTGTTAAAAAAGAAGAATTTGATATTAGCGGCATGACCTGTGCCGCCTGCTCGACGCGGGTTGAAAAAGGACTGAACAAGCTTGAAGGTGTGAAAACAGCAACAGTCAATCTTGCATTAGAGCAGGCAACGGTCGAGTACACAGATCATGTACTCTCAACAGAAGATATTATTAAGCAGGTTGAAAAGCTTGGCTATGGAGCCGCTAGAAAAGAAGAGAGAAAGCCGGAGCAGGACCATCGTCAGGCAGAGATCAGCCGTCAGCAAAAGAGATTTATTTTTTCTCTTATTTTTGCTGCACCATTGCTGTGGACAATGGTCGGTCACTTCTCATTTACACAGTGGATGTATGTACCGGATCTCCTGATGAATCCATGGGTGCAAATGGCACTGGCAACCCCGGTTCAGTTCATCGTTGGAGGACCTTTTTATAAAGGGGCGTATAAAGCACTCCGAAACGGCAGCGCTAATATGGATGTACTCGTAGCACTGGGTACCTCTGCCGCCTATTTTTACAGTGTATATCTGGCGATTCAGAGCCTTTCGATGCCAGGGCACATAATGGGACTTTATTTTGAGACAAGT
Coding sequences:
- the cls gene encoding cardiolipin synthase, yielding MDWISFLVGFVFFLNFIFAGILIFLERKDASATWAWLMVLFFIPIAGFALYLLLGRSLRKKHLFNWEGRKRVGIEQLIRYQIDAIHDKKFEFQSRETEKNQDIIYMQLINNAAVLTQDNDLRIITDGRDKFKQLFEDIEDAKDHIHIQTYILRKDNLGKELYNLLVKKAKQGVKVRVLYDDMGSRGMTKRYFKELRAAGGEVEAFFPSKVPLINPRLNYRNHRKISIIDGRIGYIGGFNIGDEYLGLDEKFGYWRDTHLRVEGSSVHPLQTRFILDWNQASHRYDIEYADRYFPPIPRKGDISMQIVSSGPDSDWEQIKNGYLKLINNAEKYVYIQTPYFIPDVSLLDALRIAALSGVDVRIMIPNKPDHMFVYWATYSYVGELMKAGARIYVYDNGFIHAKTLVTDDESASVGTANIDLRSFSLNFEVNAFIYHQETATSLALIFEEDMEKSTELTPELYQKRSHLIRFKESISRLLSPIL
- a CDS encoding M15 family metallopeptidase, yielding MRNGPLVTEKKKKTKWWVALGVTVTILAGASLGALSAYNWSVDAAINGLFGGLVNQEESPEVIDEPAADESETDSDQVSQNPEPDLPEEPPEEAETPVTPDPETPAEPQEPEKTPETVTEPYYVDGVLIANKQHPLPTDFAPGEDPEARAAFNQMAEAASAEGITLVAFSTFRSYDYQVDLYNRYVDQHGQEEADRFSARPGYSEHQTGLGFDIGEAGQEEHWAEDSFKDTAGAKWLAENAHEYGFILRYPAGKEEITGYQYESWHFRYLGKELATEVYNSGLTLEEYLGI
- a CDS encoding pyroglutamyl-peptidase I, producing the protein MKTLLLTGFEPFLHFKTNPTMEVVNALHGTEINGWTIEGRILPVDFQQSGDLLIQHYEEIQPGAVISLGLAGGRTHITPERIAINCNDGEKDNEGYKPEGEKIADDGPDGLFSTLPIQEMIDHLKDHGLPGSISNTAGTYLCNHVMYRMLDQIRREGKSIPSGFIHIPSSHEIAVESRKMPSWSQRDLTEAVKLCIEKLN
- a CDS encoding ABC transporter permease subunit, translating into MGRNIVKLILQWVFAFGLLFILLLLPREMEMETGASGEFVAAHYTYSADAHVENVKSFFIQLINGEGLGTDRYDRPLLGHAWEMIQRSLWLIIPAFFVSILLGIAKGVFDFQTRHGKRRGAGLQTTWLGLSLPDLFFIIMIQMTMMYLNVNGIVTGLKLYTHETIEAVVMNVIYLSIFPMFYLANITYAALSGEQGADYIRTARAKGVPAFKLLYIHMLRNGLAKIFVHTNTVVLYLLSNLFVIEYLTQYRGAAYYFKEYVAASQRIVDGQSLMVDVGAIVAFTLFFTLMILFAGLISQVARTFLLPHERGSNG
- a CDS encoding organic hydroperoxide resistance protein encodes the protein MGKAILTSAATAKGGRNGHVRSDDDLIQLDLAMPGDGQDPEGKSNPEQLFAAGYAACFDGAFNLMAKNAKKEVDHSTTAHVSLEKDEEDGGVKISVKLAVKVSGITQEEAEDLLEKTHNFCPYSKATRGNINVDLEITAE
- a CDS encoding ABC transporter permease subunit, which produces MNRHLATGSIMLIILLFITFLGPFLPMVDDSLTQQGARFTDSGIEVPPFPPSPQDPLGSDRDGRDVLSLLVAGSKETLLVIVTIVVIRFAVAAILGIGSYYSGLLKGFLSVWSQLFSFMPPVFFVIFFAGMPFIMFSEHRQLWLILAIALVEVGRTANMIRTSMIQSSKRPFFEAGIVTGCSNVTLFKAYFWPELRLMMLTSFVNDLGRTLFLIAQFAVIGVYLQNAFGSIRGGGVETMNNSFIWPSLLDNINQDVFTAEWVVLSTVGFITFTMVTFYLLSNGIRRFYEERYQQSI
- a CDS encoding MFS transporter produces the protein MKPQAWLSVNFFAFFFTWGVFLPYWTGWLVFEKDLSVAAASSIIAAGLFARSFSTLFLFPELSKRFSLAVLMKLLPVISTGLLLLFIPIDSFFGLTLVMILFSLFYPNILPMMESNASLLMRTDHIHYGRSRSWGSVGYTVGLIVVGVVTGIWTESAIMGVMFAGSLLMIAAAFQSAPGALQERVSPQRGGYKAVFKTHGFLIVMTICILIQGAHAAYYNYGFIYLQELNVSNGYIGFILNIAVLSEILFFTFADRLLKNTPVSTMFIIASLAAVIRWVAVGLFPTLWIFLITQLFHSLTFGLAHYAFIRYLYRTVEKPLIPTAQGVYASLGMGLSAAVLTQIGGVLYDVSSGLAFIGMGIAVIPAIALSLVMHRKKIA
- a CDS encoding NAD-dependent epimerase/dehydratase family protein, with translation MRLLILGGTQFLGKHITESALKAGHEVTLFNRGKTNAELFPAVKKLTGDRNDDLSALGEGSWDAVIDVSGYVPSQVRKTAELLKDRVKHYTFVSTISVYSDFSKGPAVEEYTPLGELKEETEEVNGATYGPLKQKSEEVVKTIYGKDSLIIRPGLIVGPDDPTDRFTYWVWRASKGGTAVAPGKPARHVQWIDVRDLSEWMIRMVEKQENGTYNAAGAKPFPTMEDYLTTAKRVTNSDVDFIWVEDEALKNHDVTPFVEVPFWIPVSEEIPDGFILADTTRATQKGLTFRPLEETISDTYLWLTSRENHQWKAGMTEEKEKNILSDVQS
- the copZ gene encoding copper chaperone CopZ, producing MVESVTLNVEGMSCQHCVKAVESNVKELGGVNDVRVHLEQGTVDVDFQAAYVSLDQIRETIEDQGYTVK
- a CDS encoding metal-sensitive transcriptional regulator — encoded protein: MNFTAAEESHCGSERKSHHSDEMKKNLQTRLNRIEGQVRGIKGMIEKDTYCDDVITQIAATQSALNSVSKLLLEGHMKSCIVDRIQEGDLEVVDELLVTMKRLMKK